The following proteins come from a genomic window of Nostoc sp. ATCC 53789:
- a CDS encoding Npun_R2821/Npun_R2822 family protein, whose product MNGICTLGNDYVFDQLVALLNSIDVILGPETPVCIYPFDDQTQRIADEIAKRPNVFLYDNQESINRWDQFMLSAAPERLNRSKSRLYGAHRRFCAFDGPFDKFIYLDADTLVMNSLASVFEKLDTYDFVVYDFQFKDVSKIYNVNSPKLLEVFEQKRIDSEIFCSGFYGAKRGTFNSEQRDLLISHLQNGEAEILYGGAGEQPLINYMVMRSNLPIYNFARQLPDNAKTGCSATSKHFEEREHLLYDKGNRLTYLHYIGIPPNINQAVCAGENIDFPYRDLFLYYRYLNEPDKRPIFQNPPKNYNDAPVPNLLTRALRKLKLINQG is encoded by the coding sequence ATGAATGGTATTTGTACCCTTGGCAATGATTATGTTTTCGATCAACTGGTGGCTTTGCTCAACAGTATTGATGTTATTTTGGGCCCCGAAACTCCTGTTTGTATCTATCCTTTCGACGATCAGACACAGCGAATTGCTGATGAAATAGCTAAACGCCCTAATGTATTTCTTTACGATAATCAAGAATCAATCAACCGTTGGGATCAATTTATGCTCTCAGCAGCACCAGAGCGATTGAATCGGAGTAAATCACGGTTGTATGGCGCTCACCGCCGTTTTTGCGCCTTTGATGGGCCATTCGATAAATTTATCTATTTAGATGCAGACACCTTGGTGATGAATTCTCTGGCATCAGTGTTTGAAAAGCTAGATACTTATGATTTTGTTGTCTACGATTTCCAATTTAAAGACGTTAGTAAGATATATAATGTTAACTCGCCAAAATTACTAGAAGTTTTCGAGCAAAAGCGGATTGATTCTGAAATCTTTTGCTCCGGTTTCTATGGCGCAAAACGAGGAACATTTAACTCAGAACAAAGAGATTTACTGATATCGCATTTACAAAATGGTGAGGCGGAAATTTTGTATGGCGGTGCTGGAGAACAACCACTGATAAACTACATGGTAATGAGGTCTAATCTTCCTATTTATAACTTTGCTCGTCAACTACCAGATAATGCAAAGACAGGATGTTCTGCCACATCTAAGCACTTCGAGGAACGAGAACACCTTCTTTATGACAAAGGGAATCGGCTAACCTACCTTCATTATATTGGTATCCCTCCTAATATTAATCAAGCAGTCTGTGCTGGAGAAAATATTGATTTTCCCTATCGAGATTTATTTCTCTACTATCGTTACTTAAACGAACCAGATAAGCGTCCCATCTTTCAAAACCCTCCTAAGAATTATAATGACGCTCCAGTACCAAATTTACTTACAAGAGCTTTGCGAAAACTTAAGTTAATTAACCAAGGATAA
- a CDS encoding AarF/ABC1/UbiB kinase family protein yields the protein MGQYQPTQLKLYNPDAIARYYSYRPWLAWGRLLRIISSFAVFIISLKWDEWQDKVEQNKGKRAIQLRELLTRLGPTFIKVGQALSTRPDLIRKDFLEELIKLQDQLPPFDNAIAYKIIETELDRPIDECFSELSPHPVAAASLGQVYRGRLISGEEVAVKVQRPNLRPTLTRDLYLLRWGASWVAPWLPLNLGHDLTLIVDEFGTKLFEEIDYINEGRNAEKFASNFRNDPQVKVPGIYWRYTNTHVLTLEWINGFKLTDTKSIREAGLDPEAIIQIGVTSGLQQLLEHGFFHADPHPGNLFAVPDGRMAYIDFGMMDQLEENTKETLVDALVHLVNKDYTDLAEDFVKLGFLTPDTNICPIVPALEAVLGNAIGKNVKDFNFKTITDEFSELMYEYPFRVPAKFALIIRSLVTQEGIALSLNPDFKIVEVGYPYIARRLLTGESPELRRRLLNVLFKDGKFQWQRLENLIAIARSDNNFDVLPTAQMGFQFLMSEEGKFLRRQLVLALTEDDRLHTEDVQRLWNLVKDDLKPDRLLNVAIGILTNLSREGAAAILPKATFLVPFTGNQSAIKN from the coding sequence GTGGGTCAGTATCAACCTACTCAGCTAAAGCTCTATAATCCAGATGCGATCGCTCGCTATTATAGTTACCGTCCTTGGCTAGCCTGGGGGCGACTGCTGAGAATTATCTCCTCTTTTGCAGTATTTATAATCAGTCTCAAGTGGGACGAATGGCAAGACAAAGTTGAGCAGAACAAGGGTAAACGAGCTATCCAGTTGCGAGAACTGCTCACCCGCCTCGGCCCGACTTTTATTAAAGTTGGTCAAGCCCTCTCCACCAGACCTGACTTAATACGTAAAGATTTTCTAGAAGAACTGATCAAGTTACAAGATCAGTTACCACCTTTCGATAATGCGATCGCTTACAAAATTATCGAAACCGAGCTAGATCGTCCAATTGATGAATGTTTTAGCGAACTCTCACCTCACCCAGTCGCAGCAGCTAGCTTGGGTCAAGTATACCGTGGTCGTCTAATCAGTGGCGAAGAAGTCGCAGTGAAGGTGCAACGCCCAAACTTACGCCCAACTCTTACCCGCGACCTCTATTTATTGCGCTGGGGTGCGAGTTGGGTAGCTCCTTGGTTGCCTCTGAATCTCGGTCACGACCTCACTTTAATCGTGGACGAGTTTGGCACGAAGCTATTTGAAGAAATCGACTATATAAATGAAGGCCGCAACGCCGAAAAATTTGCTAGCAATTTCCGCAACGACCCACAAGTTAAAGTTCCAGGAATTTACTGGCGTTATACCAATACCCACGTTTTAACCCTGGAATGGATTAACGGCTTCAAGCTGACGGATACTAAAAGCATCCGCGAAGCAGGTTTAGACCCAGAAGCGATTATCCAAATTGGCGTTACTTCAGGATTGCAACAGCTTTTAGAACACGGCTTCTTTCATGCTGACCCCCATCCCGGTAATCTATTTGCTGTACCCGATGGCCGGATGGCTTATATCGACTTCGGCATGATGGATCAGTTGGAAGAAAACACCAAAGAAACACTGGTAGATGCGCTAGTGCATTTGGTGAATAAAGACTATACCGATTTAGCCGAAGACTTCGTAAAATTAGGATTTCTGACTCCAGACACAAATATTTGCCCGATAGTGCCAGCATTAGAAGCGGTGCTAGGAAATGCCATTGGCAAAAATGTCAAGGATTTTAACTTCAAAACGATTACCGATGAATTTTCGGAACTGATGTACGAATATCCTTTCCGAGTTCCGGCGAAGTTTGCTTTGATTATTCGTTCCTTGGTGACTCAAGAAGGTATTGCCCTGAGCCTCAACCCAGATTTCAAAATTGTGGAAGTGGGTTATCCCTACATAGCACGGCGGTTACTGACAGGGGAATCGCCTGAGTTACGGCGGCGATTATTGAATGTGTTATTCAAAGATGGTAAATTTCAGTGGCAGCGTTTAGAGAATTTAATTGCGATCGCTCGTAGCGATAACAACTTTGATGTATTGCCCACAGCCCAAATGGGTTTCCAATTTTTAATGTCGGAAGAAGGCAAGTTTCTGCGGCGACAGCTGGTGCTGGCTCTCACTGAAGATGACCGCCTCCACACCGAAGATGTCCAACGCCTGTGGAACCTAGTTAAAGATGACTTAAAACCGGATCGTTTATTAAATGTAGCGATCGGCATCTTAACTAATTTATCTAGAGAAGGCGCGGCGGCTATTCTGCCAAAAGCTACATTTCTAGTGCCTTTTACTGGAAACCAGTCAGCAATTAAAAACTAA
- a CDS encoding Npun_R2821/Npun_R2822 family protein, which translates to MSRGIYIVANDRVIDNAIALLNSIRYYDPEVTIYLIPFNENYHKVAEQLSTLHKVQIFPDLELIDKFTKRIGEIFDRDFLALPNKMRKLVAWFGPLDEFIYIDTDIVVFEKIADNLDKLSEVDFFCCDYHHANDKLRNIFSPFVKEQQIFSDAQLQDVFNSGFWASRKGVITEEQMDEALRECAAHREYFDFSEGVTDQPILNYLVLKLIAKRGNLVKIPGGGPGSWAGSQSFQQQDYALYDRGQRLKYLHWAGTRMKTGSPYWQLWEHYRYLHEGKFAFISKLTRRLFPFVAART; encoded by the coding sequence ATGAGTAGGGGAATTTATATTGTTGCCAACGATCGTGTTATTGATAATGCGATCGCTTTACTAAATAGTATTCGTTACTATGATCCAGAAGTAACTATTTATCTGATACCATTTAACGAAAATTATCACAAGGTAGCAGAACAGCTTTCTACCTTACACAAAGTGCAAATTTTCCCCGATTTGGAACTTATTGATAAATTTACCAAACGCATCGGAGAAATTTTTGATCGAGATTTCCTCGCCTTACCAAACAAAATGCGTAAACTGGTGGCGTGGTTTGGCCCTTTAGATGAATTTATTTATATTGATACAGATATTGTCGTTTTTGAAAAAATCGCCGACAATTTAGACAAACTTTCAGAAGTCGATTTCTTCTGTTGTGATTACCATCATGCCAATGACAAACTACGAAATATCTTTTCCCCATTTGTGAAAGAGCAGCAAATTTTTTCTGATGCTCAACTTCAAGATGTTTTTAATAGTGGCTTTTGGGCTTCGAGAAAAGGAGTTATTACCGAAGAACAAATGGATGAAGCTTTGCGCGAGTGTGCAGCGCATCGTGAATATTTCGATTTTTCTGAAGGAGTTACAGACCAGCCAATTTTAAATTATCTTGTTCTCAAACTGATTGCCAAACGAGGAAATCTCGTCAAAATTCCTGGCGGTGGGCCTGGTAGTTGGGCGGGTTCACAAAGTTTCCAACAGCAAGATTATGCCCTCTATGACCGAGGACAACGACTAAAATATCTCCACTGGGCTGGTACACGGATGAAAACTGGTAGTCCCTATTGGCAATTGTGGGAACACTATCGCTATCTCCATGAGGGTAAATTCGCTTTCATCTCCAAACTGACTCGCCGTTTATTTCCTTTTGTTGCTGCCCGCACTTAA
- a CDS encoding Npun_R2821/Npun_R2822 family protein, producing the protein MIDGIYILANDVVFDQLVALLNSIEANAGRKIPICILPYNQRLDKVKAEIASRDNVSLFEDSDSIAYWDNFATQIWKNYPRAQRTWREWGFSELYELPMHRKFCAVDGPFDRFIYFDADTLLMGPVDYVYEKLDTSDWVVNDFQYKSDLKFIFDGSPEQIQQIFNSENLQDKVFCAGWFATKKNIFSPAIRADLMGKLISGEADVMAFLAPDQSLFNYMVLRSGISYYNFAFDDCEQATGNHWSSKFDVVDNILYDQGRRLTYLHYMSVSSSAFVRLCGGEDVDIPYRDVFLYYRYLKSPEKRPQSFTRPSQITLLQKSTSSFIQQRVNNIKLKYRNFKDRISGY; encoded by the coding sequence ATGATTGATGGTATCTACATCTTAGCCAATGATGTTGTCTTTGACCAACTAGTAGCATTGCTCAACAGTATAGAAGCTAATGCTGGTAGGAAAATTCCTATTTGTATACTTCCATATAATCAGCGCTTAGATAAGGTGAAAGCAGAGATTGCATCTAGAGATAATGTCAGCTTATTTGAAGATTCTGATTCCATAGCTTATTGGGATAACTTTGCGACTCAGATATGGAAAAATTATCCTAGAGCGCAAAGAACTTGGCGAGAGTGGGGTTTTTCAGAACTCTATGAGTTACCAATGCACCGCAAATTTTGTGCTGTGGATGGCCCCTTTGATAGATTTATTTATTTTGATGCAGATACCTTGTTAATGGGGCCAGTAGATTATGTATATGAAAAATTAGATACATCTGATTGGGTAGTCAATGATTTTCAATATAAATCTGACTTAAAATTTATTTTTGATGGTTCACCAGAGCAAATACAGCAAATTTTCAATTCAGAAAACTTGCAAGATAAAGTATTTTGTGCTGGTTGGTTTGCAACCAAGAAAAATATTTTTTCTCCAGCGATAAGAGCCGATTTAATGGGCAAATTAATATCGGGTGAGGCAGATGTCATGGCTTTTTTAGCACCTGACCAATCTTTATTTAACTACATGGTGTTGAGAAGTGGTATTTCCTATTATAACTTTGCTTTTGATGACTGCGAGCAGGCAACTGGTAATCACTGGAGTTCTAAATTTGATGTGGTAGATAATATCCTCTATGACCAAGGGCGGAGATTGACCTACTTACACTATATGAGTGTGTCTTCTTCAGCTTTTGTGCGGCTTTGTGGAGGTGAAGATGTAGATATTCCTTACCGTGATGTTTTCTTATATTATCGCTATTTAAAATCACCTGAAAAACGGCCTCAAAGTTTTACCCGCCCAAGCCAGATAACGCTTTTGCAAAAATCTACTAGTAGTTTTATTCAGCAAAGAGTAAACAATATTAAATTAAAGTATCGTAACTTCAAGGATAGAATTAGTGGTTATTAA
- a CDS encoding DUF3352 domain-containing protein, whose protein sequence is MPESKSKFFIPAVGAALVVAGSIAAYMYLKGPSGSSSDALGSAKLVPSTALMATYITTDPQAWAKLQQFGTPEAQKLVAKGLEDFNKQMFSDGNVSYEKDIKPWVGGVMIAVLPPNSVKPAQLKVPSGAPNVPTNLQQESNILIVVGIKDKISALNFANKLKSQKGVKSQESDYQGQKILETTENGKPTYSVVLNNSHLILAPEKQAVEKAIDTFKGQSSFASKEGASSILSKGVDVKNSLAQIYVPDYAGMVQQLTAGNQQAKQLPPQALAQLKQIKSVVAGVGVDDAGVRVKAIANLDPQLNKFQYQSSPGNIVGQFPTDTFALISGNGISRGWETLVEQSKDYPEMKQALEQARGQVKIANIDLDKDIFGWMNGEFAFGAIPSNQGVLASVGFGGALVFDTSDRKTAEATLTKLDTLAKVQQINIANRNIGGKDVTEWQIPKQGALLAHGWLDQDTVFVALGGPIADAISDRKNQSLNNSDAFKAVTGSLQKPNGGYFYLDMDKTKTVPLVNSLISSDANTITILNSIRGLGFTANSPDKSTSELEMLLALKPSAK, encoded by the coding sequence ATGCCCGAAAGTAAATCAAAGTTTTTCATTCCTGCGGTTGGTGCTGCTCTCGTTGTAGCAGGAAGTATCGCGGCTTATATGTATTTGAAAGGCCCATCAGGAAGTAGCTCAGATGCTCTCGGCAGTGCTAAATTAGTACCTTCAACAGCATTGATGGCAACTTATATTACTACTGACCCTCAAGCTTGGGCAAAGTTACAGCAATTTGGCACTCCAGAAGCACAAAAGTTAGTGGCAAAAGGTCTGGAAGATTTCAATAAGCAAATGTTCAGTGACGGTAACGTTTCTTATGAAAAAGACATAAAGCCTTGGGTTGGTGGTGTGATGATTGCTGTACTACCACCAAATTCTGTGAAACCTGCACAGTTAAAAGTGCCCTCCGGGGCACCTAATGTACCAACAAATTTACAGCAGGAATCAAATATCCTGATAGTAGTGGGAATCAAGGATAAAATCAGTGCCTTGAATTTTGCTAACAAATTGAAGTCACAGAAAGGGGTGAAATCCCAAGAATCTGACTACCAAGGTCAAAAAATTCTTGAAACTACAGAAAATGGCAAACCGACATATAGCGTAGTTTTAAATAATAGTCACTTGATATTAGCCCCCGAAAAGCAAGCTGTAGAAAAAGCAATTGACACCTTTAAGGGACAGTCTTCTTTTGCCAGTAAAGAAGGTGCAAGTAGCATTCTCAGTAAAGGAGTGGATGTTAAAAATAGCCTCGCCCAAATTTATGTACCAGACTATGCAGGTATGGTACAGCAGTTAACTGCCGGAAATCAGCAAGCAAAGCAGTTACCTCCACAAGCCTTGGCGCAACTGAAGCAGATCAAATCTGTGGTAGCGGGTGTTGGTGTTGATGATGCGGGAGTGCGGGTAAAAGCGATCGCTAATTTAGATCCGCAGCTGAATAAATTCCAGTATCAATCAAGTCCAGGAAATATAGTCGGGCAATTTCCTACTGATACCTTTGCTCTGATTAGCGGCAATGGCATCAGCCGTGGCTGGGAAACCTTAGTAGAACAGTCAAAAGATTATCCAGAAATGAAGCAGGCCCTGGAACAAGCGCGAGGGCAAGTGAAAATTGCCAATATTGACCTAGATAAGGATATTTTTGGTTGGATGAATGGGGAATTTGCCTTTGGTGCTATTCCATCCAATCAAGGAGTGTTAGCCAGTGTTGGTTTTGGCGGTGCTTTAGTATTTGACACTAGCGATCGCAAAACAGCCGAAGCCACCTTGACAAAATTGGATACTTTGGCCAAAGTACAACAAATCAACATTGCCAATAGAAATATTGGTGGTAAAGACGTAACTGAATGGCAAATCCCTAAACAGGGAGCTTTATTGGCGCATGGTTGGCTGGATCAAGATACTGTATTTGTGGCTCTTGGTGGCCCAATTGCTGACGCAATCAGCGATCGCAAGAATCAATCTCTTAATAATAGCGACGCTTTCAAAGCCGTTACTGGTTCTTTGCAAAAGCCCAACGGCGGCTATTTCTACCTGGATATGGATAAAACTAAAACTGTGCCCCTGGTCAATAGTTTAATTTCATCTGATGCCAATACCATCACCATCCTCAATTCCATTCGTGGTCTTGGTTTTACTGCTAATAGCCCCGATAAATCCACCAGTGAATTAGAGATGTTGTTAGCTCTCAAGCCTTCTGCAAAATAG
- a CDS encoding glycosyltransferase family 10, protein MTIKTVGMISGYRGLETRADWLWQQTPHQFGVWGNMQMQALATKPDFLLMYQFDFPQAAPQKSWLDSFRKRQQKSVVNVDSLLRGVNKERIIYLLREPPLDEIVEITNHNYQQAQKYCGYISGPDDFAPTPDYMPAIWYHSNSFQDLNEMPPPQKVAPCSWITSGISRTAKHRQRLDFLQSLQSSGIKFDLYGRNLPESAKKSGELGNKWYGMAPYYYNLAIENYADNNWYVSEKLWDSLLAWCLPIYYGGPAADKLLPPGSFLRLPSLDEKGIAYIKEVTATPDAWYAAKDAIAEARQIILHKLNLLNWLSNFVDQHS, encoded by the coding sequence ATGACTATAAAAACTGTAGGTATGATTAGTGGCTATCGAGGTTTAGAAACTAGAGCCGATTGGCTGTGGCAACAAACCCCGCATCAATTTGGAGTTTGGGGCAATATGCAAATGCAGGCGCTAGCAACCAAACCAGATTTTCTACTGATGTATCAATTTGATTTTCCCCAAGCAGCGCCACAAAAATCTTGGTTAGATAGCTTTCGCAAACGGCAGCAAAAATCAGTAGTAAATGTTGATTCTCTACTGCGTGGTGTCAACAAAGAGCGGATTATTTATTTGCTAAGAGAACCACCTTTAGATGAAATTGTCGAAATAACTAATCATAATTATCAGCAAGCCCAGAAGTATTGCGGCTACATTTCTGGCCCCGATGATTTTGCCCCGACTCCTGACTATATGCCTGCTATTTGGTATCATTCAAATTCATTTCAAGATTTAAATGAAATGCCACCACCTCAAAAGGTTGCCCCATGTAGTTGGATTACTTCGGGAATCAGTCGTACAGCCAAACATCGCCAGCGTTTAGACTTTTTGCAGTCGCTACAATCTAGTGGCATAAAATTTGATTTATATGGGCGTAATTTACCAGAATCGGCTAAAAAATCGGGAGAACTAGGTAATAAATGGTATGGGATGGCACCATACTATTACAATTTGGCAATTGAAAATTATGCTGATAATAATTGGTATGTCAGTGAGAAACTTTGGGATAGTTTACTTGCCTGGTGTCTACCAATTTACTATGGTGGCCCGGCTGCTGATAAATTATTGCCACCGGGTAGCTTTTTGCGGTTGCCCAGTTTAGATGAAAAAGGTATTGCCTACATCAAAGAAGTGACAGCTACACCTGATGCTTGGTATGCTGCCAAAGATGCGATCGCAGAAGCACGTCAAATCATTTTACATAAATTAAACTTACTTAACTGGTTATCAAACTTTGTTGATCAACACTCATAA
- a CDS encoding M1 family metallopeptidase → MSKSYFDTDNNGHKPFELPGARPHYNPDRPGQVEHIFLDLSLDIPKKSYQGICSIRLLPIRNGIDRLTLDAVNLNIESVQVDDVPQNFDYDGEQLSIQLSETTQIGKRLLIAIAYSVEKPQRGIYFIQPDKHYPNKPTQVWTQGEDEDSRFWFPCFDYPGQLSTSEIRVRVPNPLVAISNGELIDTTEDGDYKIYHWLQQQVHPTYLMTLAVGDFAEIQDEWKGKPVTYYVEKGREEDAKRSMGKTPRMIEFLSQKYGYPYPFPKYAQVCVDDFIFGGMENTSTTLLTDRCLLDERAALDNRNTESLVVHELAHQWFGDLVVIKHWSHAWIKEGMASYSEVMWTEQEYSLEEAAYYRFLEARRYISEDSSRYRRPMVTHVYREAIELYDRHIYEKGSCVYHMIRAQLGDELFWQAIQTFVQDNAHKTVETIDLLRAIEKATGHNLLFLFDQYVYRGGHPDFKVAYSWDGDAKLAKITVTQTQAAEDKNGSKDLFDLKIPIGFGYTQQEVRSEELGVKNNSKLTTPNSQLKVFVVRINEREQSFYFPLENKPQYISFDVENNYLKTVALEYPIAELKAQLESDPNPISRIYAAEALTKKGGLEATKALSASLKNDPLWGVRVEVAKQLAKINLDQAFDGLALGLKDKNAYVRRSVVEALAQIKTAESYKVVRGLLQKGDPSYYVEAAASRVIGAIASANLEEKPKEDKVLKQLKGILEEKAGWNEVVRSGAIAGLAEFKTSEAALNLLFEYTKIGVPQPLRLATIRALGKISVGQNPVNLERILEKLAELAKETFFLTQVAVAAALGQMETPKAVGILRSLAEQTADGRVRRNAEEEISKVQKNIGSEKTLRQLREDFDQLKQQNQELRSRLENLEAKSK, encoded by the coding sequence ATGTCGAAGTCTTATTTTGATACAGATAATAACGGACACAAACCTTTTGAGTTACCGGGAGCAAGACCACACTACAATCCCGATCGCCCCGGACAGGTGGAGCATATTTTTCTCGATCTCAGCTTAGATATCCCTAAAAAAAGCTATCAGGGCATTTGTAGCATTCGCCTCTTGCCAATCCGTAATGGCATTGACCGTTTGACTTTGGATGCTGTCAACCTGAATATCGAGTCTGTGCAGGTGGACGATGTGCCACAAAATTTTGACTACGACGGGGAACAGCTTTCTATCCAACTTTCTGAGACGACTCAGATTGGTAAACGCTTGCTGATTGCGATCGCCTACTCGGTGGAAAAACCGCAACGCGGCATTTATTTTATCCAACCAGATAAGCACTATCCAAACAAGCCCACTCAGGTTTGGACTCAGGGAGAAGACGAAGACTCCCGGTTTTGGTTCCCCTGTTTTGACTATCCAGGACAATTGTCTACTTCCGAAATTCGCGTTCGTGTCCCCAACCCCCTCGTGGCGATTTCCAACGGCGAACTGATTGACACCACAGAAGATGGTGATTATAAAATCTACCATTGGTTACAGCAACAAGTTCATCCTACCTACTTGATGACTTTGGCAGTAGGTGACTTTGCCGAAATTCAGGATGAGTGGAAGGGTAAACCAGTCACCTACTACGTAGAAAAGGGACGGGAGGAAGATGCTAAACGCAGCATGGGCAAAACTCCCCGGATGATCGAATTTTTGAGCCAAAAGTATGGTTATCCATATCCTTTCCCGAAATATGCCCAGGTTTGTGTAGATGACTTCATCTTTGGCGGGATGGAAAACACCTCCACAACCTTGTTAACAGATAGATGTTTGCTGGATGAACGCGCCGCTTTAGATAACCGCAACACCGAAAGTTTAGTCGTCCACGAACTCGCCCACCAGTGGTTTGGTGATTTGGTGGTGATTAAGCATTGGTCTCATGCTTGGATTAAGGAAGGAATGGCTTCCTATTCTGAGGTGATGTGGACAGAACAGGAATATAGTCTAGAAGAAGCAGCTTACTATCGGTTTTTAGAAGCTCGTCGTTACATTAGTGAAGATAGCAGCCGCTACCGTCGCCCGATGGTAACACATGTTTACCGCGAAGCTATTGAACTTTACGATCGCCATATCTACGAAAAAGGGTCTTGTGTTTATCACATGATTCGCGCCCAATTGGGAGATGAATTATTTTGGCAGGCTATTCAAACATTTGTTCAAGATAATGCCCACAAAACTGTAGAAACTATAGATTTACTCAGGGCGATTGAAAAAGCTACTGGACATAATCTTTTGTTCCTCTTTGACCAATACGTTTATCGTGGTGGCCATCCCGATTTTAAGGTAGCTTACTCTTGGGATGGAGATGCTAAGTTGGCAAAAATTACGGTAACTCAAACCCAAGCTGCTGAAGATAAAAATGGCAGTAAGGATTTGTTTGATTTAAAAATACCTATTGGTTTTGGCTATACCCAACAAGAAGTAAGAAGTGAGGAGTTAGGAGTTAAAAATAATTCCAAACTCACAACTCCTAACTCACAACTCAAAGTTTTTGTAGTACGGATAAATGAACGAGAACAAAGTTTCTACTTTCCCTTAGAAAATAAGCCCCAATATATCAGCTTTGATGTTGAGAATAATTACCTAAAAACAGTAGCTTTAGAGTATCCAATAGCAGAGTTAAAAGCACAATTAGAATCTGATCCCAACCCAATTTCGCGCATCTATGCAGCAGAAGCTTTAACGAAAAAAGGCGGGTTAGAAGCAACAAAAGCACTATCTGCGTCCCTCAAAAATGACCCATTGTGGGGTGTGCGGGTGGAAGTGGCAAAACAACTAGCCAAAATTAATTTAGACCAAGCTTTTGATGGCTTGGCTCTGGGATTAAAAGATAAAAATGCTTACGTGCGACGATCTGTAGTGGAAGCACTTGCTCAAATCAAAACTGCTGAAAGCTATAAAGTTGTAAGAGGGTTGTTGCAAAAGGGCGATCCTAGCTACTACGTGGAAGCTGCTGCTTCTCGTGTGATTGGCGCGATCGCATCTGCAAACTTGGAAGAAAAACCCAAGGAAGATAAGGTACTAAAGCAACTCAAGGGCATTTTAGAAGAAAAGGCGGGTTGGAATGAAGTAGTGCGGAGTGGTGCGATCGCTGGTTTAGCTGAATTCAAAACCTCGGAAGCAGCTTTAAATCTACTATTCGAATACACCAAAATCGGTGTACCACAACCTCTACGTTTAGCCACAATTCGCGCTTTAGGAAAGATTTCTGTAGGTCAAAATCCGGTTAATTTGGAACGGATTTTAGAAAAATTAGCAGAACTAGCCAAAGAAACCTTCTTTTTAACGCAAGTGGCGGTAGCAGCAGCATTGGGACAAATGGAAACACCCAAAGCAGTCGGAATTTTGCGATCGCTAGCGGAACAAACAGCCGATGGGCGTGTCCGTCGCAATGCTGAAGAAGAAATTTCCAAGGTGCAAAAGAACATCGGTTCAGAAAAAACCCTCCGTCAATTGCGTGAAGATTTCGACCAACTCAAACAACAAAACCAGGAATTGAGAAGCCGTTTAGAAAACTTGGAGGCCAAATCTAAATAG